A stretch of the Malus sylvestris chromosome 4 unlocalized genomic scaffold, drMalSylv7.2 SUPER_9_unloc_1, whole genome shotgun sequence genome encodes the following:
- the LOC126613555 gene encoding uncharacterized protein LOC126613555, giving the protein MMEKVGVERFSVMGKSYDDFVAYHLARIWLERVEKVVIANSGVNMRRGDHEALLKKAKLEKIEDLMLHSTTPQLNKLLSLAMARRLDIIPDLFLSDIIQISQNGKLFQLVTVAGVEAVGFNIQGIGEELPWIRNRRGAGRFLLTVTGRKAIPIWFMVLDASALLICSLAHLVQVHTHRSELDPDPRPRRPWWSRRNLVATFPSYLRIMEKGLSEKS; this is encoded by the coding sequence ATGATGGAGAAGGTCGGGGTGGAGAGATTTAGTGTGATGGGGAAGAGCTACGACGACTTTGTGGCGTACCACTTGGCGAGGATATGGCTAGAGAGAGTGGAGAAGGTGGTGATTGCCAACTCTGGGGTTAACATGAGGAGAGGAGATCACGAGGCGCTTTTGAAGAAGGCAAAGTTGGAAAAGATTGAAGATCTCATGTTGCATTCCACGACGCCTCAGCTCAACAAGTTACTCAGCCTCGCCATGGCCCGGCGGCTCGACATCATTCCCGACTTGTTCTTAAGTGACATAATACAGATTTCCCAAAATGGGAAGCTATTTCAGCTTGTCACAGTGGCAGGAGTTGAAGCTGTAGGCTTTAATATTCAAGGTATTGGGGAAGAGCTGCCATGGATCCGGAACCGACGAGGTGCAGGAAGATTCTTGCTAACAGTTACTGGCAGAAAAGCTATCCCGATTTGGTTCATGGTGCTCGACGCCTCTGCTTTACTAATCTGCTCACTGGCTCACCTCGTGCAAGTCCATACTCACCGATCTGAACTCGACCCAGACCCACGACCTCGTCGTCCCTGGTGGTCCCGCCGAAACCTTGTCGCCACCTTCCCCAGCTATCTCAGAATAATGGAGAAAGGGCTTTCTGAGAAGTCatga